catttgggatgcagaaaTCCTCTAACAGTTAGAAGCCAAACAAATGACGCCGGGAACTCAATGTCcatatgttttttaaatttatttatttaaaaaatatagatttttattttttatttttttattatcaacaacaaatcaatacagaaagtacataagggaacacaagtatatatagattatatacaatggacaatcgagctagggggtacaatatcacattacaattacacaaTGACCTTAAGGGATTAAGGGACATACATATACttacaattctaacagcttttttgttagtagagtatttaactgtcttaaaatacagttcaatttcttttttgtagggtaagaaaatgtgtttttttgtttgtaaatttacatgtgtatatgaaatttggccaaaagaataatgaaattaatgACATAAAAATATTCCAGCTTATTTCTATCGTATGTGAAGAATCCaaacagtacatctctccacaatagtgtaaaatcttcataaatgtgttcaattataaacctactgatgtcttgccacagttttcttacatgaatacaatgccaaaaaagatgcaacactgtttctgggtggtcattacaaaaggagcaatttgagttgatgttttccttaaacttcttcatatagtggttggcaggataatatttgtgaataattttaaaggaaacttcctcaattttgttaacaagtaggtttgtgtgtggcaacatccaaacttttttccaacagatGTTAGTCTTGTGGATTGCCGATGCAATGACGTCACACAATTCATCAACGCCATGGTGATGCGCGGTGACAATTTCTTTCTTTGGAAGTGTTATAGAGTGGGCGTGGCAACacgcttagaaaaaaaggtgctatttatttttatttttaatttcacctttatttaaccaggtaggcaagttgagaacaaattctcatttacaactgcgacctggccaggataaaccaaagcagttcgacacataacaacacagagttacacatggagtaaaacatttacattttagtcatttagcagacgctcttatccagagcgacttacaaattggaaagttcatacatattcatcctggtccccccgtggggaatgaacccacaaccctggcgttgcaagcgccatgctctaccaactgagccacacgggaccacgtgtaaaacaaacatacagtcaataataaagtagaaaaataagtatatatataatgtgagcatatgaggtgagataagggaggtaaaggcaataaataggccatggtggcgaagtaaatacaatataccaattaagaCACTGGAATGGTGGATTTGACAGTagatgctatctagaaccttgaAGGTTTCTTCGGCTTtctccataggagaaccatttgaagaaccctCTTTGGTTCCAGACAGAACCTCTTTGGTTCCGGGTATAAACATTTTGGGttaaggattctacctggaactcaaaagggttatcctattggGACAGCCAAAGTACCCTTTTGGAATccatttttctaagagtgtacagtgcACAATGGCGGACTGGCCGTCGGGAGCACCGGGTAATTTCAGAAAATGGCTGACATACAATGAAGTAACTCACTCCCTGTTCTGCTCAGTATGTCTTGCATTCTCAAAACCTTCAGCCAGTGATAGTGCATTTGTCAAAGGAGGCATGCAGGTCTGGAAACATGCCCATCACAGAGTACAGGAACATGAGTGAAGCAAGACCCATAGAGAAAGTGCATTAGTCTTTTTCCTCAGAGCCAGCAAAGCAGACATCCGTACCCTTCTGAGTGATAAGCAAATGTCAGCTCAATGAGACCAGGTCAGAAAGAGGAGGCAGGTCATGGAACGTGTGATTGATCAAAGAGGAGGCAGGTCATGGAACGTGTGATTGATCAAAGAGGAGAAGGGTCATGGAACGTGTGATTGATCAAAGAGGAGGCAGGTCATGGAACGTGTGATTGATCAAAGAGGAGGCAGGTCATGGAACGTGTGATTGATCAAAGAGGAGAAGGGTCATGGAACGTGTGATTGATCAAAGAGGAGGCAGGTCATGGAACGTGTGATTGATCAAAGAGGAGGCAGGTCATGGAACGTGTGATTGATGTAGTTAAAGTTATTGGTAAATGTgggctgagctacagaggacacagaCATGAAGCTGCATATAACTTGGAAAACATGGCCAACAATCATGGCTAGTTTTTTGAGCTTATATTGTTACTAGTGGTAATTACCTCCGGGTTACTCTGAAGCAGCTATGCTATGACTCTTCCTTAACAGGCTGACAAGGGTGAAGGAACATTTGCTGTGAGTTAAAGCTTTTGTACAGAGGCATGTTTTTGGGACTTTCATATTATACTTGCAGTTATGTAGCCAATGTTCAATTTCACTCAGTGTATAGATGTGTTTATTGTGTGCTGTTGGCTTTATGGACACCAGTGAGGGAACATTGTAATCTACATTTGTTTGTAGAGGAGTTCTTTTTTGACTTTTGTATTATACTTACTTACATTGTTGTAGCTTATGTTTAAGTtcggtgaatgtgtgtgtgtgtgtgtgtgtgaagttttTTGATACTTTTGATATGCTTGATGCTTGAATATAAAGATAATAATTTGAACATTTGAGCTAACTCTGTATATCTCATTCTCGTTTTAAAAAGTGTAGGCTAATTGTTTTGTGTGTCTAGCCTTGTACATTTGTATGTGCTATGATTGGTGTATTCCTAGTGAGTTTTTGAGGGTGCACCCATAGTATACCTTGAAAACTCAGTGTTCAGAGAGGCTACTTGTTGGTCAGTCCCAAATGTTTGTATTTTGTAATATGGATAACTTTCTTCCCAGATGAACATATTGTCCAAATGTATAACTAGTTTGGTACCCGTTACATCAACAAATAGGGTTAGCCTAAAATATTAGCGGTCTGGTGGTTTGCATGAACAGGGTGGCCTGTGATGTAACCAAGGTCTTATAATGAGTGACATCATCCTCGCCTCCTCCATGGAGGCTACACGGTTGCTCCTGGCAACGGCTCAAGGTTCTGAGCACGGTCGCTAGGCGACGGTCCAGGAAGGAGAGTGGCCACGGAGAACAGAGGATAATGGAAAAGAGATTCCCTCATGACATCACAGACTGTACTGGGGCAGGGAGAGgagacgcagacagacacagtagGGTGCAGCGACGGATcctagagaaggagaaagagagcgagagagaaatggAGTGAAAGTTGAGAAAGAAGAGGAATAAATTATATTTTTAATTTATCATGTTCTCTCCTCTAGCTGAGTATATATATTCATGATAACATAACTTATTGCATCTTAATGTTTAATAATGCActgatccagaggtgtcaggataGAGGGTTCATCTTTAAAGTGGCCTCCAaacctgtagctagctaacgttagctatattttAGCTATAAAGGATTGTTTATTGTTATTTTGAAATTAcatctttattttattatttatttattgtataCAAGTTATATACATAGACAGAAGGGAGTTAgttataaatacagtatatttgGCTGTAGTTTAGTTTAGAAGAAAGACTTACGCAGTGGtgtgaagtacttaagtaaaaacaaTTTAAAGTTCTacataagtcgttttttggggtgtctgtactttactatttatatatttgacaacttttactttattttgaatgcttagcaggaccgAAAAATGGTTCAATACACacctatcaagagaacatccctggtcctccctactgcctctgatctagcggactcactaaatacaaatatttttttgtaaatgatgtctgagtgttggagtgtgcccctgcctatccgtaaataataaaaaaacaagaaaattgtgccttcCGGTTTGCTTTGTATAAGGACATTTGAATTATTCATACTTATATTtgaacaattacatttacttttgatacttaagtatatttaaaacccaatacttttactcaagtattattttactgtgtgacttttacttgagtcattttctattaaggtatctttacttttactcaagtatgacaattgggtacttttttcatCACTGGACTTAGGTTTATTTTTGACCGGAGAATTACTTGTGAATTAGGTTTGATGTACCCATTGAAAATATTTGCATAAATAGCTCTTTGTCCTATCTGTGTTGGTGGTGAACCGCAGCTGCCATTATATCAGCAGCGAAAGACCGGAACATTTAATTCCCAGACACTCCCTCACGAGAGAGAGATAGGCCTGTGGAGATTCTCCCTCTTTGCGCATGTGTTCCAAGTGGCTGTCAGGTAAAAGTAGACGATAGCAGACAACAGGATTCTTAGTGaaagggggtgttgttgaacgtCTTCTTGACTTTACTCGACTTTTATAGATCACGTAAAATGTTATCCAGGAACTTTCTGAGGTAATACTAGGCTATATGAGACGTTTATTTGTTCTAACTTACGTTTTGATATTTAAATAGATGTTTGATTGCTCTGGTCTAGGGGCGCATCATTTGCAGTCTTGAGAATCGAATTTTCTCTCGGCAACTCCCAAGTCATTATCCGAACACTACAACAAAGTAGTCAAACTGTACTGTAGCCTACAACATTTCATTCCATACAAAGAAACAATAGCTTCCACAATGGATCGGGTAAGTCTGGTTTTAACAGTATAGGCCTGCTGTGTTGTAACCGTGTAAAATGTGTTCGGTTTAAACCGCTGGACAAGAAACCATGACGGTTAAACGTGTAGGGATTTTCTTTCTGCAAAGTAGCCTAATACTATATCATTTTTAGGAATATGTGACTATGACCTAataatctctccttcctcccaaagTGTTCACATTCTTTCACTGACTTCGAATACATTGTCCATTATTTGACCAGATACTCAAGTGGCCGTTCTAACAAAGAAAATAAATGTCTTCAACATTGGAAGGCAATCGATAAagaggcaagatcaggtgggaccattatTGCCAATGAGAGGCAGATATGCGTGTTTCCACTAGTTACACAGCCACAGAGTCAAACGTCTATCGTATTTTTATTTCGGGTTAGGAATAACGTTAGAAGTgttgttaaggttagggttaaaatcaAATTTTAATAAGATCAATGGTAGAAATGGGCGTGGTTTATGGTTTTGTTTGctgtaactagtgacgaccaggCACTACTCCCATATAAAGTTTCCTACTTTTATCAATACTCTCCTAACAACCTAATCTTTACGAAATGTATATTCCATCAAATAAGCCAGAAGCCAGCTTCTGGGCCCAGTTATCCCTCTCGCTTCGTCTCTTTCTCGCTGGttgaaaggaaatgactggtataagaaatatggtggaaactctGACTGTCCCAAGCCTCCACTAACCCAATGCTATGAGATTTGTTTGTTGTAGTGAACGATTAAACATTTCAGGAAAAATTTGATTGTCATGCGATACACCCAAATCAATTAGAGGTGTAGACTAAATTAATCAAATATTTAGTTTCATTTTAATCTATGTAGAATACTTATTGCGGCCAACAGGACAGAGCTAGCccgtccccctccaccctcccggAGTCCCCAGGTCAATCGCCTCCCTGTACTTTACTGCTGGATCTGGTCGACTGCAGGAAAACACCGGGGCAGAGTGGaactgagagaggagaagaggaacatGGAGATTTGATTTCATTAAGTAAGAACCATGGCGTGTGGATTAGACTACAGTCTGCTTCTGTAACAATTAATTGATGAGTTATATATTGATGAAAATATCTGGTCGTTCCACCCAATTTTAAGAAGTGTAACTTGGTTAAAAAAAAGTTTGATTTCAcatcattttaacattctgtcataaagagcatgtGTTCAACTAAAGAAAAAACAAGTTTTCTCATCtcgaggttaaataaaaataaatactttaGTAAGTGCCaatgtgccaaataaagtaacatggTTGACTGTAATGGGGGACAACTAAAAACAACAAAACCGCTATTTTACATGGGTATATTAGTCCTttaaatcagccatgaatccGCTGGTGATGGGAATGGAAGCTAGTATTGTATTGTGCAACAAGGAGTAGCAATTGAATGCAATTTTCACAAAAAAAGTTATTGTTCAAATATTTCTAGCATGTCTATGTATGGGGAGAGGATTGACTtcctcagttttccaccacaaaacagcaGTAAATTGTCAAAAACAGTAGAACctgctcacctgcttttactctgatttgactattagatgttcaatgtttatttttcaaaaaataattaaagaacagTTTCATCATATTGAAACAAGAGTTCAGTTAAtgtatttaacctgtatttaactaggcaagtcggttaataacaaatacttatttacaatgatggcttaggaacaatgggttaactgccttgttcaggggcagagcgacagatgtttaccttgtcagctcggggactaGAGCTaggaacctttcggttactggcccaacgttctaaccactaggctacctgctgccccaaacagggtagaccttaaaatgagggacagatgtaaatgaatcactaatcactttaaataaattatgttcaGAAATGACTGTCAAGGTCACCAAATAACTAGGcctttacatgcacactaataatttcCTAtgaaactgattatggcagtaggctgagtttggcattagtcatgtaaacaccttactctgcagATCTTAATTGGTGTAAGGTCATAACAGAAGGAAGCATACGCCTTTAAAAATACCTGGTTGTCTGATCAATCTTTAGaatgattaggacatgtaaacacttTAATCAGAGTTATAGAGGTGTATTTAATCTGCATGTTCTAACACAAGCAGCGCCAGCTAACTTCTTTTGACCGAGTCCAGTGAGTTCAggaaaaactgaaagtatgcaGCTTGGAAATATTTTCACATACACATTTTATTtgtccgaactcagaatcaaatatgctTAAATTACATTGCCGCTGTTGTAGCACGTTTATTTTGATAGCCAATTTTATGCATTTATCAAAGTCCCGTCAGATAGTCTGATTTCAGAGGTTTATTCGGGAAATTGTTCTACTTTCCAAGCATGTCAACATTTAAATCAAACTCCTATACTAATTGATTATTCACAATAATCATATTATTCTGGCTTGTAACCATACTCAAAGATGGTAAAACTTGGAGTAATTATTGTATTAGGTGGGTTAAAATCTTTCTAGAAGTTAAATAGGGTTGACTGAGGGACttgtcaaaatgctgaattgtgtaactttagcaagtctttattcatattaaaAATTGGATTAATCGAATtctccatgtgttatgtattaaAGGGCACTTTATTTCATGTAACATTGATTTAAAATGGATTATTGAGGCACAGTTATTACTGgaaaaatatcaaagggatgcaaaggGCATTAATTTCATGGGAAGACCCATATTTGCAAAACCTAACTATTCAATGTCTTTGTTTCACAGGCAACATCCCTAATCGTTGCTCTCTCAGTGGGAGGGCCTTATCATCTgtggagcctcaacaacctcatgatgctgacaagaaagagaagagtctctccagatcagaacacctcacgaaacaccagcagagacgtATAGGGAAGAACCCTCACCACTGCtgttctgactgtgggaagagttttgctaaacagaaggaATTGATAATTCACGAGAGTATTCGCACTGTTGAGAAACCGTACCACTGctctcagtgtgggaagagtttcactgCATCTAAAATCTTAATATCTCATCAGAGAATTCATACAAGGGAGAGGCCTTACCCCTGCTTTGATTGTGGGAAATGCTTCAAACAATCAGGAGCCCAgactaaacacaaacacacaggagagaaatcttattgctgtgatcagtgtgggaagagcttcaatcaatcaggagacctgactacacaccaacgcatacacacaggagagaagccgtatagctgtgatcagtgtgggaagagcttcagtcgatcaggagacctgactacacaccaacgcatacacacaggagagaagccttatagctgttatcattgtgggaagagcttcagtcgaacaggagacctgactacacaccaacgcatacacacaggagagaagccttatagctgtgatcagtgtgggaagagcttcaatcaatcaggacacctgactacacaccaacacatacacacaagagagaagccttatagctgtgatcagtgtgggaagaatTTTGTTCGAGATTCCAATCTGATTGcacaccaacgcatacacacaggagcgaagccttatagctgtgatcagtgtgggaaaagcttcaatcagtcaggacacctgactacacaccaacgcatacacacaggagaaaagccttatagctgtgatcattgtgggaagagcttcagtcgaacaggagacctgactatacaccaacgcatacacacaggagagaagccttatagctgtgatcagtgtgggaagagcttcaatcaATCAGGACACCTGACTAtacaccaacgcatacacacaggagagaagccttatagctgtgatcagtgtgggaagagttttgctctCGATTTCACCCTGACTACACACCAGCgaatacacactggagagaaaccttactcCTGTCTATGTGGAAAGAGCTTTGTTCAGTCAGGATCACTGAAAAAACACCAGGATGCACAAATGTGTAGTTttttatctccctcctctctggcaCCAGTTTCAGATCTCTAAATGAAGTTTCAATAGGAAACATATTGGAAACAGTCATCCATCTCCCATTCTCTAACAGTTTACTAAGTCTGGTTACCATGGTAACCTGTGTAGCATAATATGCAGCTCTGGATCCATATGTATCAAGTGTCTTGGAGTAGAAGTTCTGTATCTTATTTCATTAACTCCTATTGTCCATTAAATAATGTAGAATAATGTTTCAACAATTGTAGG
The DNA window shown above is from Salvelinus fontinalis isolate EN_2023a chromosome 40, ASM2944872v1, whole genome shotgun sequence and carries:
- the LOC129839957 gene encoding zinc finger protein 664-like isoform X3 produces the protein MDRNTYCGQQDRASPSPSTLPESPGQSPPCTLLLDLVDCRKTPGQSGTERGEEEHGDLISLSNIPNRCSLSGRALSSVEPQQPHDADKKEKSLSRSEHLTKHQQRRIGKNPHHCCSDCGKSFAKQKELIIHESIRTVEKPYHCSQCGKSFTASKILISHQRIHTRERPYPCFDCGKCFKQSGAQTKHKHTGEKSYCCDQCGKSFNQSGDLTTHQRIHTGEKPYSCDQCGKSFSRSGDLTTHQRIHTGEKPYSCYHCGKSFSRTGDLTTHQRIHTGEKPYSCDQCGKSFNQSGHLTTHQHIHTREKPYSCDQCGKNFVRDSNLIAHQRIHTGAKPYSCDQCGKSFNQSGHLTTHQRIHTGEKPYSCDHCGKSFSRTGDLTIHQRIHTGEKPYSCDQCGKSFNQSGHLTIHQRIHTGEKPYSCDQCGKSFALDFTLTTHQRIHTGEKPYSCLCGKSFVQSGSLKKHQDAQMCSFLSPSSLAPVSDL
- the LOC129839957 gene encoding zinc finger protein 664-like isoform X4, with protein sequence MDRDRASPSPSTLPESPGQSPPCTLLLDLVDCRKTPGQSGTERGEEEHGDLISLSNIPNRCSLSGRALSSVEPQQPHDADKKEKSLSRSEHLTKHQQRRIGKNPHHCCSDCGKSFAKQKELIIHESIRTVEKPYHCSQCGKSFTASKILISHQRIHTRERPYPCFDCGKCFKQSGAQTKHKHTGEKSYCCDQCGKSFNQSGDLTTHQRIHTGEKPYSCDQCGKSFSRSGDLTTHQRIHTGEKPYSCYHCGKSFSRTGDLTTHQRIHTGEKPYSCDQCGKSFNQSGHLTTHQHIHTREKPYSCDQCGKNFVRDSNLIAHQRIHTGAKPYSCDQCGKSFNQSGHLTTHQRIHTGEKPYSCDHCGKSFSRTGDLTIHQRIHTGEKPYSCDQCGKSFNQSGHLTIHQRIHTGEKPYSCDQCGKSFALDFTLTTHQRIHTGEKPYSCLCGKSFVQSGSLKKHQDAQMCSFLSPSSLAPVSDL
- the LOC129839957 gene encoding zinc finger protein 664-like isoform X2, which codes for MSYKETIASTMDRDKSSPFPSTLPESPGRSPPCTLLLGLVICRKTPGQSGTERGEEEHGDLISLSNIPNRCSLSGRALSSVEPQQPHDADKKEKSLSRSEHLTKHQQRRIGKNPHHCCSDCGKSFAKQKELIIHESIRTVEKPYHCSQCGKSFTASKILISHQRIHTRERPYPCFDCGKCFKQSGAQTKHKHTGEKSYCCDQCGKSFNQSGDLTTHQRIHTGEKPYSCDQCGKSFSRSGDLTTHQRIHTGEKPYSCYHCGKSFSRTGDLTTHQRIHTGEKPYSCDQCGKSFNQSGHLTTHQHIHTREKPYSCDQCGKNFVRDSNLIAHQRIHTGAKPYSCDQCGKSFNQSGHLTTHQRIHTGEKPYSCDHCGKSFSRTGDLTIHQRIHTGEKPYSCDQCGKSFNQSGHLTIHQRIHTGEKPYSCDQCGKSFALDFTLTTHQRIHTGEKPYSCLCGKSFVQSGSLKKHQDAQMCSFLSPSSLAPVSDL